One Candidatus Methylomirabilota bacterium DNA window includes the following coding sequences:
- a CDS encoding cupin domain-containing protein, producing MTYKSINFRQKLELFDEQWTPKVIAEMNDYQFKIVKLQGDFIWHDHKDTDETFIVLDGDLRIDFRDGAVRVATGEMFVVPKGVEHKPYAENEVKLLLIEPRGVLNTGHEGGERTAENDVWI from the coding sequence ATGACCTATAAATCGATCAACTTCAGGCAGAAGCTCGAACTTTTCGACGAGCAATGGACGCCGAAGGTCATCGCTGAAATGAACGACTATCAATTCAAGATCGTGAAGCTACAGGGCGATTTCATCTGGCATGACCACAAGGATACCGATGAGACGTTCATCGTCCTCGACGGCGATCTGCGGATCGATTTCCGCGACGGCGCCGTCCGCGTTGCGACCGGCGAGATGTTCGTCGTTCCCAAAGGCGTCGAGCACAAGCCCTACGCGGAAAACGAGGTCAAGCTCCTGCTCATTGAACCGCGGGGGGTGCTCAATACGGGGCACGAGGGTGGGGAGCGGACGGCCGAGAACGATGTCTGGATCTGA
- a CDS encoding aspartate/glutamate racemase family protein codes for MFGWRARIGVLLPPGNPTVEPELCGMAPTGVSVHFARMEAPPSSGPAGGAAGMEERTRAYREGLEGPARALGEVRPRVVVLAHTASSYALGFGNDQPLADRISSLSGAPALLAAHAVLAALQHLGIKRLALGTPYPEAISEQGKAYWAAAGFEIAGYHRLADVRDIYAENEERAYLLARQADTRDADAVLLSGTGMPTVAVLEMLERDLGKPVISSNQACLWQALRRAGVRGAISGFGRLLREL; via the coding sequence ATGTTTGGCTGGCGCGCGCGAATCGGCGTGTTGCTCCCGCCCGGCAATCCCACGGTGGAGCCCGAGCTCTGCGGCATGGCGCCCACCGGGGTCAGCGTGCACTTCGCGCGAATGGAGGCGCCGCCTTCGAGCGGCCCGGCGGGCGGCGCGGCCGGAATGGAAGAGCGCACGCGCGCGTATCGCGAGGGACTGGAGGGTCCGGCCCGGGCCCTCGGCGAGGTCCGCCCTCGCGTGGTCGTGCTGGCCCACACGGCGTCGAGTTATGCCTTGGGCTTCGGCAATGACCAGCCCCTGGCCGATCGCATCTCGTCGCTGAGCGGAGCGCCCGCGCTCCTGGCCGCCCATGCGGTGCTGGCCGCCCTCCAGCATCTCGGTATCAAGCGGCTCGCTCTCGGCACGCCGTACCCGGAGGCCATCAGCGAGCAGGGCAAGGCCTACTGGGCTGCCGCCGGCTTCGAGATCGCCGGCTATCACCGGCTCGCCGACGTGCGGGACATCTATGCCGAGAACGAGGAGCGCGCATATCTTCTCGCACGTCAGGCCGACACGCGCGACGCCGACGCCGTCCTCCTGAGCGGGACGGGCATGCCCACGGTGGCCGTGCTCGAGATGCTCGAGCGCGATCTCGGCAAGCCGGTGATCAGCAGCAATCAGGCGTGTCTCTGGCAGGCGCTGCGGCGGGCGGGCGTCCGCGGAGCCATTTCCGGGTTCGGCCGCCTGCTGCGGGAACTCTGA
- a CDS encoding ABC transporter substrate-binding protein, whose amino-acid sequence MPGKSRPALAWVIVLSLLLAGGLPDPAAAQTKPEGEMRWALYVTLAPVWFDPAEVVGVLTPFWVLYAMHDALVKPMPGNHLTPSLAEGWTVSADQRVYDFKLREGLKFHNGDLFTAEDVKFSFHRAKGAKILQDKVKEVEIAGPYRVRFHLHEPFPDFMTYYGTFATGAGWIVPKKYVEQVGLDGFKKNPVGLGPYKFVSHTPGVELVMEAYEGYWRKMPSVKRLVYKSVLESTTRLAMLKRGEVDLAYLLDAPQAMEVKRDPTLKLAFSGGIGTYYLDFFDQWDPKSPWHDRRVRLAASYALDRKSLSEAETVGASRPTGNVIPRKFEFALPTEPPLYDPAKAKQLLAEAGYPNGFDAGELYPWPPYFSMGESVGQYLGAVGIKVRLRTMERAAFYTALASKKLHGLCVCINAIYGNAASRLSETVPASGAFTYGGYPDIEALYQQQSRETDRRKREAQLHQIQRLLNERVRFAPIMDYIWPSAVGPRVADPALMLIDPYPWSAPLEEVRLKKN is encoded by the coding sequence ATGCCTGGCAAATCGAGGCCGGCTCTGGCATGGGTGATCGTGCTCTCCCTCCTGCTCGCCGGCGGCCTTCCCGACCCCGCGGCCGCGCAGACCAAGCCAGAAGGGGAGATGCGCTGGGCCTTGTACGTCACCTTGGCTCCCGTCTGGTTTGATCCTGCCGAGGTGGTGGGCGTCCTCACTCCGTTCTGGGTCCTGTATGCCATGCACGATGCTCTTGTCAAGCCGATGCCGGGCAACCACTTGACGCCGAGCCTCGCGGAGGGCTGGACGGTCAGCGCGGACCAGCGCGTCTACGATTTCAAGCTCCGGGAAGGGCTGAAGTTCCACAACGGCGACCTGTTCACCGCCGAGGACGTGAAGTTCAGCTTCCATCGCGCCAAGGGAGCCAAGATCCTCCAGGACAAGGTCAAGGAGGTCGAGATCGCCGGCCCCTATCGAGTGCGCTTCCACCTGCACGAGCCCTTCCCGGACTTCATGACCTATTACGGGACGTTTGCCACGGGGGCGGGCTGGATCGTGCCGAAGAAATATGTCGAGCAGGTGGGCCTCGATGGCTTCAAGAAGAATCCAGTGGGGCTCGGGCCGTACAAGTTCGTGAGCCATACGCCCGGTGTCGAGCTGGTCATGGAGGCCTACGAGGGCTACTGGCGCAAGATGCCGTCGGTCAAGCGGCTGGTCTACAAGAGCGTGCTGGAGTCGACCACGCGCCTGGCCATGCTGAAGAGGGGAGAAGTCGATCTCGCGTACTTGCTGGATGCGCCGCAGGCCATGGAGGTGAAGCGCGATCCCACCCTCAAGCTGGCGTTCTCGGGTGGTATCGGGACGTACTATCTGGATTTCTTCGATCAGTGGGACCCGAAGTCTCCCTGGCATGACCGGCGCGTGCGGCTGGCCGCCAGCTACGCCCTGGATCGCAAATCGCTCAGCGAGGCGGAGACGGTCGGCGCCTCCCGGCCCACGGGCAACGTGATCCCCCGAAAGTTCGAATTCGCGCTTCCCACCGAGCCGCCTCTCTATGACCCCGCCAAGGCCAAGCAGCTGCTGGCCGAGGCGGGCTACCCCAACGGCTTCGATGCGGGCGAGCTCTATCCCTGGCCCCCGTATTTCTCGATGGGCGAATCGGTCGGGCAGTATCTCGGAGCGGTGGGGATCAAGGTGCGGCTGCGCACGATGGAGCGCGCAGCCTTCTACACGGCGCTGGCGAGCAAGAAGCTGCACGGGCTGTGCGTGTGCATCAATGCCATCTACGGCAATGCCGCCTCACGGTTGTCGGAGACGGTGCCGGCGAGCGGCGCCTTCACCTATGGCGGCTATCCCGACATCGAGGCACTCTACCAGCAGCAGAGCCGGGAGACGGATCGGCGCAAGCGCGAGGCGCAGCTTCACCAGATCCAGCGCCTCCTCAACGAGCGCGTGCGCTTCGCGCCCATCATGGACTATATCTGGCCGAGCGCGGTGGGACCGCGGGTGGCCGACCCCGCCCTCATGCTCATCGACCCCTATCCCTGGTCGGCGCCCCTCGAAGAGGTCCGCCTCAAGAAGAACTGA
- a CDS encoding NUDIX domain-containing protein → MVKQSAGLLLYRRPAGRLLVLLVHPGGPFWQKKDLGAWSIPKGEFADGEDALATARREFREETGLDVPGPFTPLTPIKQPGGKTVHAWGVEGDFDPRALKSNTFSLEWPPRSGRAQEFPEVDRAAWFDLEEAKRRINRGQATLLDELAELVGR, encoded by the coding sequence GTGGTCAAGCAAAGCGCGGGCTTGCTGCTCTATCGGCGCCCGGCGGGGAGGCTACTGGTCCTGCTCGTTCATCCCGGCGGGCCGTTCTGGCAGAAAAAAGATCTGGGCGCCTGGTCCATCCCCAAGGGGGAGTTTGCCGACGGTGAAGATGCGCTCGCCACCGCGAGGCGCGAATTCCGCGAAGAGACCGGCCTCGACGTCCCCGGCCCTTTCACGCCCTTGACACCGATCAAGCAGCCGGGCGGCAAGACCGTCCACGCGTGGGGCGTCGAGGGCGATTTCGACCCGCGAGCCTTGAAGAGCAACACCTTTTCGCTGGAGTGGCCGCCCCGCTCCGGGCGGGCGCAGGAGTTTCCCGAAGTCGATCGCGCCGCCTGGTTCGACCTCGAGGAGGCCAAGCGGAGAATCAACCGCGGCCAAGCCACCCTTCTCGACGAGCTGGCGGAACTGGTAGGACGCTGA